The sequence TGTGGCGCTCACAGGGCTGGGGATCGCGCTGATCGGCGCGGCGCCGGGCTACTGGGCCATCGTCGCGGGGGCTGCGCTCTCGGGCCTGGGCAACAGCGTCTTCCACCCGGCCGACTACGCCATCTTGAACGGCTCGGTGGCCACGCCGCGCATCGGCCGCGCCTTCAGCCTGCATACCTTCGCCGGCTACGCCGGTTTCGCCGTGGCGCCCATGACCATGACCATCCTGGCGGCGGAATTCGGCTGGCGCCCGGCCGTGATCGTGGTCGGCCTGGCGATCGCCACCATCGCGCTGCCCATGCTGCTCTGGGGCGGCCTGCTGCAGGACGACACCTCGCCCAGCGAGGTCCGGGCCAGCGCGCCGACAACCACGGTGCGCATGCTGCTGGCACCCCAGATCCTCATGCTGTTCGGCTTCTTCACCCTGATGGCCACCATCACCTCGGGCATGCACGCCTTCGCCGTCAGCGCCATGGTCGACTACCACGGCCTGGCGCTGGGCACGGCGAATTCGGTACTCACCGTCTTCCTGGTGGTCTCGACGCTGGGAATTTTGTTCGGTGGCCCGCTGGCCGACCGCACCACGCGCCATGGCTTGGTCACGGCTATTGGCTTGATCCTCGGCGCCATCACGCTGTTCGCCGTGGCCGGGCTGCCGCTGGGCGCCGTGGCGTTGGCCCTGACGCTGGGCTTCGTCGGCTTTTTGCTAGGCGCCATCCGCCCGACGCGAGACATGATGGTGCGAGCGGCCACGCCGCCCGGCGCCTCGGGCCGGGTCTTCGGCTTCGTCATGACAGGCCTCAACGTCGGCGCCGCGGTAACGCCGGTGCTGTTCGGCCTGATCCTCGACACCGGCCGGCCGAATTTGGTCTTCGTGCTGATGGGCGCGGTGCTGGTGCTGTCGCTGGGGACGATCGGGATGGTGAGAAGAAAGGCGTAGCTGGGATTACCCCCAAACCTCCCCCGCCACCTCGACGATCAGCGAGAGCTTCCTTATTTCGTCCTCCTCC is a genomic window of Alphaproteobacteria bacterium containing:
- a CDS encoding MFS transporter, which gives rise to MSDTTAGRFGPIILLIGIGHAASHFAFLTVQPLFPLLKAEFGVSYAALGLIMTAMSVASGIGQIPAGFLVDRIGARPVLVGGVALTGLGIALIGAAPGYWAIVAGAALSGLGNSVFHPADYAILNGSVATPRIGRAFSLHTFAGYAGFAVAPMTMTILAAEFGWRPAVIVVGLAIATIALPMLLWGGLLQDDTSPSEVRASAPTTTVRMLLAPQILMLFGFFTLMATITSGMHAFAVSAMVDYHGLALGTANSVLTVFLVVSTLGILFGGPLADRTTRHGLVTAIGLILGAITLFAVAGLPLGAVALALTLGFVGFLLGAIRPTRDMMVRAATPPGASGRVFGFVMTGLNVGAAVTPVLFGLILDTGRPNLVFVLMGAVLVLSLGTIGMVRRKA